The Micromonospora violae DNA segment CCGCCCCGGACCGCCGCGTCCCGGTCTGGGACGGCAAGACCTGGTGGCACGTCGGCAAACCGGGTGCCCCGGCGGCCAAGCAGGGCCTGGACAACACCCGGCTGGCCAGCACGCTGGGCGCGCCGGCGGGGGTGCGGCAGACCGCCGAACGGGAGTACGCGGGCACGCTGGACCTGCGGCAGAGCGGCGCGGTTCTGGGCAGCGGTTTCGGCAGCGTGCTCGGTGAGCGGGCCGGGGCGGTCCCGTTCACTGCCACCGTCGACGAGCAGGGGCGGCTGGTCCGCTACCGCATCGAGTTGGCCAGCGAGCAGTCGCAGACCGCCCAACTCGACCTGACGTACTCGGATTTCGGGCTGTCGGTGTCGGCCGACCGGCCGGCGGCGGACCTGGTCGGCGAGGACCCGCCGGCGAACATTCCTGGCGCCTGACCTCGGGTTCACTCCTCGACCGCCCCGTCGGCCGGGGTGACCAGGAAGTCGTAGACGGTGCGGGCCATCCGCCGGACCGTCTCGTCACCGGTGGCCATGGGCCCGGCGGTGAGGAACGCGACGGCGGTCTCGGTGCCGGGGATCAGGTAGTAGCCGACGTCGTGTGACGCGTCGGGCAGGTCACCGGTCTTGTGGGCCACCGGCACGCCGGGCGGCAACGCCGCCGGGATCTTCGTGTTCAGGGTCTGCTCCCGCATGAACTGGATCATCAGGTCGCGGGAGGCGGGGGTGAGGATCTCAGCGTTCCAGACCGCGCCGAGCAGGGACACCACGTCGTCGGGGCTGGTGTAGTTCTCCTCGCCGCGTTGCGCGGCCGCGCTGTCGAGCATCCGGCGGGCCAGGATGGTGGACCGTTGGTTCATCGAGTCGATGAGCGCGTTGACCGGGGCGAATCCCCCGAGGTAGGTGATCAGCACGTTCGCGGCCACGTTGTCGCTGTACTTGATCAGGTACTGGGCGAGCCGGTGCAGGGTGACCACCTGCGGGAATGTCTCGAACTGCAGTTGACCGGTGCCGCCGACCACGTCCTGGGGGGTGACCAGCACCCCGTCGTCGAGGAAGGCCTGTCCACAGTCGACGCGACGCAGCAGCTCGACGAGGATCCACAGCTTGATGACGCTGGCCGCCTTGGGGCGCAGCGATCCGTTGACGGCGATCTGCTGGTCGCCGTAGCGGCCGGACAGGTCGCGGACGGTGGCCCCGGCCGGGTTGAGGCTCGCGTCGGCGACCACCCGGGCGAGTTGCCCGCTGAGCGGGAACAGTCGGGCCCCGGCGACCGGGTCGGTGGGCGGCTGCGGACTGGTGACCACCACGCCGGTCAGCGTCGTCGGCGGGCGGTGCCGTTGGATCACCTCCAGCGTGCCCTGGCTGCGCCCGACCAGCGGCACCCGGTAGCGGTAGGCCGTGCCGCCGACGACGACCACGCCGCTGGCCACCCCGGCGGCGACGAGCATGTTCGGGTCAGCGACCCGGCCGGTGTCGCCGTCGCAGGCGCGGTAGCGCACGGTGTGCCCGAGCGAGTCCACCGCGAACACCCCGCCGGGAAACGACAGCCAGGACACCTCGCTGGTCGGCGCCCGCTCCGGCGTCGGTTCCAACCCGGGCTCGTGGCTCTCCGCGGTGGGCTCGCGGCCCGTGCCGTCCGCGGTGGCCGGCCCGGTCGTCGCGACCACCGCGAGCGCGACCGCCGCCGACAGCAATTTCAGGGGTACGCGGGCAGAGTTCGCAAGCAGGGAAGATGAGCGTTTCTTGTCGCTTTTTCTCACGTTTGCACGATATGAAGCGGCGGGGACGGGTGAGGCCGGCGTGGCCGGTGTCACCCGTCTGGGCGGCAACGCTCTGATGAGCGTGATGACTGAGGGGCATCACGATGACTCACCGACATCAGGCTCATCAGAAACCCCGACCCCAGCCGGATCCGGTCGACGGGGCGGGGGTCGGCGGGGCGAAGCCGGTCGGCACCCGCCGCTGGCACCCGCCGCTGGCACCGGTCAGGTCGGCACCCGCCGCTGGCACCGGCCAGGCCGGCACCCGCCAGGCCGGCATTTGTTAGGCCGGCACGCGTCAGGTTGGCGGTTCCGGGCCGGTGGGCAGGCCGGGGGCCATCCGGCGGAGCGAGGCGAAGGTGGGCGTGAGGGCGTCGTACAGCTCGGCGAAGAGCGGCAGCAGCGCGGCGTAGGTGGCGGCGGCGGCCGGGTCGGGGCGGACCGTCTCCTCGATCTGCACCAGGTCGGCGGCGACGTCGATGCTGGGGATCAGCCCGAGCGCCTCCATGCCGAGCAGCGCAGCGCCGAAGCCCGACCCCTCGTGCGCGGTCGGGAAGCTCACCGGCATGCCGAGCACGTCGGCGAGCATCTGCCGCCACAGCCCGCTGCGGGCGAAACCGCCACCGGCCCGGATCTCGCGGACCTCGTTGCCGGCGGCGCGCACCGAGCTGAGCACCAGCGCGAGCTGCTGACAGACACCCTCCAGCGCGGCCCGGATCAGGTGTTCGCGGCGGTGCGCGTGGGTCAACCCGACGTACGCGCCACGCGGCAGGGCGCTCCAGTGTGGTGCCCGTTCGCTGTGCAGGTACGGCAGCATGATGAGCCCGCCCGAGCCGACCGGCGCGCGGGCCGCCACGGCGACCAGCTCCTCCTCGGCGTGCTCGCCCAGGTCCGGGGCGAGCGCCGTGCCGGTCCACTTGAGCGCGATCCCGCCGTTGTTGATTGCGCCGCCGACCGCCCAGCGCTGGTCGGTCAGCGCGTAGCAGAACACCCCGCCGAGCGGGTCCACTCCGGGCCGCTCGACCATCACCCGCATCGCGCCGCTGGTGCCGATCGAGCAGGCCACCATGCCGGGGTGCACCGCGCCCAGGCCCAGGTTCGCCAGTGGTCCGTCGCCCGCGCCGACCACCACCGGAGTGTGCTCCGGCAGCCCGGTCTCGGCCGCGGTCTGCGGGGTGAGGGTGGGCAGCACCGCAGTGGTCGCGACGAGCTGCGGGAGTTGTTCCGCGGTGATGCCGGCGATGCTCAGCGCCTCGGGGTCCCACTCCAGCTTGTGGATGTCGAGCAGGCCGGTGGCCGAGGCGATCGAATGGTCGGTGACCAGCCTGCCGCAGAGCCGCAGCAGCACCCAGTCCTTGATGCTCACCCAGTGCGCCACCCGCTGAAAGAGTTTCGGTTCCTGCTCGGCGAACCAGAGCAGCTTGGGCAGCGGTGACATCGGATGGATCGGTGTGCCGGTACGTCGGTGCAGGGCCAGCCCCGACGGTGCCGCCCGTAACCGCTCGGCCTGTCGGGTCGACCGGGAGTCGGCCCAGGTCACCGACGGGGTGAGGGGATTGCCGTCCGGGTCCAGCCCGATCAGGCTGTGCATGGCGGAGCCGAACGACAGCCCGGCCACCGGCTGGACCAACTCGGCCACGACGATGCTGATCGTCCTGAGCACCGCGTCGTGGATGAGGTGCGGGTCCTGCTCGGCGTAGCCGGGTTGCGGGTTGTCCAGGGGGTAGTCGGCCAGGTGGCTGCCGAGCTGCCGCCCGTCGGTGTCGTACGCGACGGCCTTCGTGCTGGTGGTGCCGATGTCGACCCCGATCACCACCCCGGGCCGCGTGGTTGCCGGCACTACCGCACCCCCTCGGAGAACATGAACGCCGACACCAGTATCCCCCTATCGTGCTGATTGATCCGCCGATCGGGTACTTCGCCCGTTTCGGCGTGTCTGGCCTCCGCGCCGTGCCGGTTAAACCGGCGACACCCCAGATTGGTGGCCTACGCGGCGAAGGAGTCGGCGTGGCAAAGACTGATTCGACGGGTTCGACCTGGCGGTACCGGTGGGCGCACCGGCAGAACGTGCGGCGGGTCAGCACGTACCGCGGCGCTGAGGCGGCGTGGCGGCGACGCGACGACGAGTTACGGCGGCTCCGCGCCCTGGCCGCCGACTTCCAGGGCTCGGTGGCCGCCGGTGCCGGTCTGGCGTTGGAGTTGACCGCCGACGAGGTGGTGCTCTGGGCACTACCCGCCGCGCAACTGGTCGAGGTGCGGCACACCACCGTCCTGCCCGCACCGGACCTCACGGTCGCCCCACGAAACGGTCCGCTGCGTCCACGCCGCCCGGACGGCGTACGCGTCACCGACGCCGGCATGGCCGTGATCACCAGTCGCCGACTCGTGCTGCTCGGCGGACGGGGTCGGCGTGACTGGGCGTACGGTCGGATCACCGGCCTGGCCCACGACCCGGCGGCGCCGGTCACCCTGATCCAGGTGCTGGACCGGCGGCGCACCTCCGGGTTGTTGCTCCCCGTCGATGCCGCGCCGGACTTCCGGTTCAAGCTCACCCTGGCCTTCGCCGACGCGATCGAACAGCGCGCCGCGGTGCTGGCCCAGCTCGACGAGCTGATCGACGAGCACGCCCAGCTCAAGCCGTTCCGGCCGGCGGTGGCCACGCCCGGGCAGGCCCGGCTGTCGTCGTTCGTGCCCGGTGGCCGCCGGACCATCGCGGTGGCGGCGGCCATCGCGCTGCTGGTGCCGGCGGCGCTGATCGAGTCGGACCCGTCCGACCCGACCGGTGGCCCGGAAGTCGCCGTCGCCGCGACCCCGGCACCGACGGCCAGCGTGGCGCCCGCGCTGCTGCGCCCGCCCAACCCGACGCTCGCGCCGAAGCCCCCGTCGTCGAAGCGGACCACGTCGCCACGCCCCACGCCCACCGCGACCCAGGCCCCCCGCTGCGGAGCGCCGGCGAACCCACTCGGGTACGACTTCTGCGGTGGCACCCGGATCCGCAAGCCAGCCGTCGAGGTGTGCGACTGGTTCGACTGCGTACCGCAGTTCTGGGCGGGTCGCGGTTACCTCGTGCAGTGCCGCGACGGCTCGGTCAGCCTGACCGGCGGCCGGTCCAACGCCTGCGCCGAGCACAAGGGCGTACGGCGAACCATCACCAAATGACCGATTACGCACCTAACGTCCGCTTCGCTCGGCCAGAATGATCGAGTGGAGATCCGGTCTGACGATGGCGCGCGGGTGCGGCTACGCCCCGTCGGCTACCAGCCCGGCATCGACCCGCCCGACGACCCTGACGGGGGCGCGACCGGCTGGCACGACTGGCTGCTGATCGAGGTGGACGCCCGCACCGCCGACGGTCAGACCTGGTCGCACCACTACCCGAGCCTGATGGTCGAGGAGGCCCGTGCGCTCGGCGGCTGGCTGCACGGCCAAGCCACCGCCGCCCTCGGGGCCAACGCCGCACCGGCGTTGGTCCGGTTCACCGAACCCAACCTGGCCCTGCGCAGCCGGGTGCTGCGTCGCCGCCGGCTGGAACTGATCGTGGAGTTCTCCGCCGAGTCGCTGCCACCGTGGATGCGCCGCCCGTCCACCGCGATCTACCCGCTGATCCTCACCGTCTCCGCGGACGCCCTGGTCGCCGCCGCCGAGCAGTGGGCCGAACACTGTTCGGCGTACCCGCCGCGGACCCAGTCGCGGTTCCCGGCTCGCGACCCGATGACCGACCGGCGGCGAGCCGGCTGACCGCCTTCGCGTACCATGATCGTCGTCAGCCACGAGAGGAGGTGAGCCCGGTGACCACACATCGTCATTCCTGGGCGCTCCTCTCGGCCGTCCCCCTCAGCTGACCTCTCGCGTCGGGGAGCGCCCTGGCGGGCTCAACCGGCCCTCCTTATCGGAGGACCCAATGTCTTTCTCTTCCTTCCGCATCGACGTACCCGATGCGGTCCTCGACGACCTACGGGCCCGACTGGCCCGGACCCGATTCACCGACCGCAGCGGCAACCAGCCGTGGCAGGGCGGTGTCGACCCCGACTACCTGCGGGACCTGGTGTCCTACTGGCACGACGGCTTCGACTGGCCCGCTCGCCAAGCCGAACTCAACGCGTACCCCCAGCACCTGGCCGTCGTCGGCGGCCGGAAGCTGCATTTCCTGCATGTCCGGGCCGCGCGCCCGGCGGGTGCGCCCGCGCCGTTGCCGTTGATCCTCAGCCACGGCTGGCCCAGCAGCTTCGTCGAGATGCTGCCGCTGGTCGACCGACTGACCGACCCTGACCGGCCCGGCGGCGCGTTCGACGTGGTGGTGCCCTCGCTGCCCGGCTTCGGCTTCTCGGAGGTCCCGGACGAGCCGGTCACCCGGGCGATGCTGGCCCGGACGCTGCACGAGCTGATGACCGACGTGCTCGGCTACGAGCGCTACGGTGCCTTCGGCGGCGACGTCGGGGGAGTGGTCACCGGTTGGCTCGGTGCCCTGTACCCGGAACAGGTGGCCGGCATCCACATGATCCACCCACCGTTCCCCGCCAGCTTCGACGCCCGTCCACTGTCGGCGGCCGAACAGGCGTACCTGGACGCCGAAGCCGCGTACGACGAGACCGACGGCGGCTACAGCGCCATCATGGGCACCCGCCCGGACACCCTCGCGGCGGCGCTCGCCGACTCGCCCGCCGGGTTGGCTGCCTGGATCGTCGACAAGTACCGGGACTGGAGCGACAACCACGGTGACCTGGCGAACAGCATCGACCGGGACACCCTGCTGACCATCATCACGCTCTACTGGGTGACCGGCACGATCGGTTCGTCGTTTCGGCAGTACGCCGACTTCGACCACAACACCCCACGGCCGATGATCACCGTGCCCGCCGCGTTCACGGTGAGCACCGAACCCTCGCAGGCCGGCATGCCCCGCTCGATCGCCGAGCGGGCCTGCCTCGACATCCGGCACTGGAGCGAGCCGGGCCGGGGCGGGCACTTCATGCCACTTGAGGAGCCGGACCTGCTCGCCGATGAGATGAGGAAGTTCTTCACCTCGCTGCGCCCGTAGTCCTGACCTGAGGCGGAGCCGGTCCGATCGTGGCCGGCTCCGCCGCTGTCGGTCGTGATCCTGCAATTCTCTCCTTTCGGGCGCAACGGGAGGCATCGATCCGGCCCGCGTTGCCTGTCACGTACGTGAGCGGTTGTACCGCGTGTGACCGTGACCTCACTGGCCTCGTCCCCCTGGCGGATCGCCTGGTCCGCGCGCGAGAACCAGCGCCGGCAGCACGCGTACCGCGACGCCACCGACGCCTGGCAGCGCCGCGACGACCACCTGGCCCGGCTCCGCGTCGAAGCCGCCAGCTTCCTCGGGTGTACGCAACCCCGCACCGGCCTACCGGTGGACCTCGACGACGACGAACTCGTCTTCCGCGTCCTCCCCGTCGCCACGCTCGTCGAGGCCGAGGCGCGGCACACCCCCGGTCTGCCCACCCCGGGCGGTTTCGGCTCCCTCGCTGAGGCTTCGTCCGAGGTCCTGCCGGCGGGCCTGCGGGCCGTCGACACCGGCATCGCCGTGGTGACCAGTCGACGAGTGGCCTTCGGTGGCCGGGAACACCGGCGCGAGTGGCGGTACGCCGACCTGATCGGCCCGGCCCACCACCCCGACGTGCCGGTCACCCTGCTGCCCGACCGCGGTCGACTCGCTGGTCTGCTGGCCCCGGCGACTGCCGTGGTGAACTTCCGCTTCTATCTCACCCTCGCGGTGGCCGCGGACCGCGCTGTCGTGTTGGCGCACGTGGACACGCTGCTCGCCGCGCACCGGGCTGCCCGGCCCACGCCGCTGCCGCTGGTCGGGCCGGACGACGCGCCCCTGACCGCGGTCCGCCCCGACCGCCGCGTGCTCGTCGCCGCCGCCGTCGCCGCCGTGGTGGTCACGACAGTCGGCCCAGGCGCGCTGGGCCCGGGGACGTCAGGTCCCCACGCGTTGGGGCCGGTGCCGCTCGCGGAGACCATCGTCCTGGACGTGCCGCGAGCGGGGGAAATCCTCGTTCCAATCGGTCCCGTCGGGCCGGTGGCACCCACGGTCAGGACCCGATCGGTCAACCGTGTCGTCCCGAACTCGCCGTACGCCCCGTCGAGCACGACGCCGGCCCGACCAGACGCCTCCACAGTGGCGGAACCAGCCATCGCGGTGGCCCCGCCGCCGGCTGCCCCGCCGTCCGTCGCCCCGACCCCGCCGGCCAGCTCAGCGCCGACGCCCGGCCCGACCCCCACGGACCCGCCCACGTCGGTTCCTTCGACGCCGCCCGCCGCGTCGACCTCGCCGACCCCCACCACGACCCCGACGCCCCCACCGGACCCGGGGCTGCTGACGATCTGCCTGGACCCCCTGAAGCTGCCGCTACTGGACCCGCTGCTCTGCCCCTCATCGGCACCCTGATCAGCGACCCTGGCCTGCGCGGCTCAGTTCATGGCGCTGAAATCGGGGACGGTGAGACTGCCGTCCTCGGCGAGGGCGAAGCCCGGATTCCAGGCGATCTCCCAGAGGTGACCGTCCAGGTCGGCGAAGTAGCCGGCGTAACCGCCGTAGAAGGTCTCCTCAGCCGGCTTGGTCACCGTGGCACCGGCCCTCGCCGCCATGGCGATCACCTCGTCGACCTCGGCCCGGGAGCGGACGTTCTGCGCGAGGGTCATCGCACCAGTCCCCGGCCCTTCGATGCCGGCGTCTTCGGCCAGCTTGTCGCGGCCCCACAGGACGACCGCCAGGCCGCCGGCCTGGAAGAAGACTGTCTCCTCGACCTCCTGGCCCCGCCAGCCGAGCTGCTCGTAGAACGCCTTCGCGCGAGCTACGTCCGCGACTCCCAAGGTGATCAGGCTGATCCGCTGCTCCATAGGTTTCAACCTAATGCGCAATCAGTGGGAGGTTGACATGCGGTCGCGACGTTGTCGCCGACTGGGACCGGGCACGGGCAGCGCAATAGTCCTCGACGACACGCGTTTGGATGAACGCTCGCGGAGAACAACGACCCCATAGCATCAACGCTATGGGTTGGGGTAGCGTGGAGCTGGAACCAGAGGTCCGAGAGTGGCTGGAGGAACTACCAACTGCCGACTTCGCCCGCGCGGCGTTCTACATCGATCTTCTTGCTGGCCGGGGTGTGCTGCTAGGAGAGCCGCACAGCAGACAGCTTGATGGCAAATTGCGAGAGCTGCGGTTTTATCTGGAGCGCGACGCGGTCCGCGTGACGTACTGGATAGCTTCCGACCGGAGAATCATCCTGCTCACGGTGTTCCGCAAGACGCGAATGCGGGAGGACCGGGAAGTCGAGCGGGCTCGCCGCGCGTTCGAGCGGTGCGTGGCGGAGCGGCACATCGTGAACGAGGGGGCAGAGCGATGAGTGATCGCCTGGACTGGAACGACCTGCGTGAGCGCCGGATGGCGGAGCCGGGAGCGGCCGAGACCTACGAGGCCACCCGGATCGCCTTCGAGCTTGGGCAGGAGGTGCGCCACCTGCGCGAAGGGCATGGCTGGAGTCAAAGCCAGTTGGCGCGCGCCGCCGGCATGACTCAGTCTGCGGTGGCCCGCTTCGAAGCGGGTGGGACCGTACCGACCCTGCCGGTCCTGGAGCGTCTGGCCCGGGCCCTGGACCGAAGGCTGGACGTCAGGTTCGCTTCGAACGTGGACGCGGCTTGACCGCATTCAACGCCTCTCGCCGACGGTTGTTGATCTATGATTTCAGGTCATGCGGGAGTTCCTCACGGTTGGCGGTCGGAAGCTCTCGTACCTGGACTTTGGTGGTCCGGGTCATCCGCTCCTGGCTCTGCACGGGCACTACAACGAGGCGTCCGCTTTCGCGCCGCTGGCTGAGGCGTTGGCGCCGCGATGGCGGGTGATCGCGCTCGATCAGCGGGGGCATGGGGCGTCCGACCGTGCCGAGAGCTATGAGCGGGACGACTACGTTGCCGACGTCGCCGCGTTCCACCAGCATCTGAACGTGGGCCCCGCTGCGGTGCTGGGCCACTCACTCGGCGGGGTGAACGCCTACCAGTACGCCAGCCGGCACGCCGACCGGGTCACCGCGCTGATCGTCGAGGACATCGGCGCGGTCGTCGACTGCGACTGGTCGTTCACCACCAGGCTTCCTCGCCCGGCACCATCCCGCGATGCGCTGGCCTCGGCGCTGGGTGGGGCGGCTCCCTATCTGGAGTGCTCCTTCCGGGAGTCGAAAGACGGCTGGGGCTTCTCCTTCGACATCGATGACACGGTGGCGTCCCAGAAAGCGCTCAACGGTGACCACTGGACGGACTGGGAAGCGGTGACCTGCCCTACCCTTCTGATCCGCGGAACACGCAGCGATGAACTGATGGCAGACCACGCTCGCGAGATGATCGCCCGTCGCCCCGATCAGGCCCGGCTTGTCGAGCTGCCAGCAGGTCACGTCGTGCATCACGATGCGCAAGCGCAGTTCGCCGCTGCGGTCAGTGCCTTCCTGTCCCAGCTTCCCTAGGCGGCGATCGTCCGGGCCGTGGCGTACACGTCGGCGGGTAGGGCGTGGTCAAGCTGCCACAGGACGCGCATGGGCCGGTCACCGGTGTGGGACTCGTACGTCATGGTGCCGGCGTACAGGTACGGCGGCGCGCCCAGGTCGCGGTCGGCGACGCGGGTCTCCCGAACGAACAGGTGCACCGTCGACCCGCCCGACGTGTAGCGCTGACCCGTCGCCGACGCCGCCGACGTGGTGCTCTGCGACTCCCATTGAAAGAGCGTGTCGGTGATGGCCCGGTCGGCGTACATGGTGGTGGGGGAGTAGTGCGCCTCCGACTTGACCAGGGTGACGAAGAACAGGTCGGCCTGGGCGTCGGGCAGCCACTTCACCCCCTCGCGCAGCGACCCCGGGTTGGTCATGCCGAAGGCGGCACATGCTTCGTTGCGGCTGTACCGGGCGTGCACCCGAAGCGGCACCGCACTCGGGGCGGCGGTCGGCGTGACCCGGTGGATGCGATCCCGCAGCACCTCGGCGACCTGCCGCAACTCGGCGCAGCGGGCCGGCTCCTTCCACAGCCGCGCCAGCCGCTCATCGCGGGTGGTGAGCGGTGCGGTCGGGCCCCAGAGGCTGAAGTGCAGCATGTCCAGCAACCGGCTGCTGCCCGCGTACACCTGCTGGCCTGGCGCGGGCGGTCCGGCCGCGACCTTCGTCAGTAGCTCCAGCCGGTCGGTGTCGTCGGTGTGCAGCATGCGGCCGATGGCCCGGCCCAGCTCCCGGTCGTCCGGACCGGGCGCGGACGTTTCGATGCCCGCGAGGCGGCGCAGGCCGGTCCAGCCGCCGATGCTGGCCGACCGGTAGACGTCCTCGATTTCGAGGCCGGTCTCGCGCAGGAACGTCGCCAGGCTGACGTCGCCGAGTTGCCGCAGCTCGGCCACCAGGCCGGCTTTCGAGGTGGGCAGCGCGCTCTTCAGGTTGGCGAGCACGACATCCTTTGCCACCCGGTCCAGCTCGACGTGGCAGCCGCTCGGCAAGCCCGGGAAGTCGTCGCGGACCGCCTCGGTGACCGCCCGCCGGCTGACCCCGGTCAACGCACGCCAGCGCAGGTCGAAGCGGAAGTTGGCGTGTTGCCCGCCGATGAAGTCGAGCACCGTGAGGCACGGCTTGTCGTCGTCGAGACGCAGGCCACGACCGAGCTGTTGCAGGAAGATCGTGGCGCTCTCGGTGGGCCGCAACATCAGGATCGTGTCGACCATCGGCAGGTCGACGCCCTCGTTGAACAGGTCCACGGTGAAGAGCACCCGCAGCTTGCCGGCCTTGAAGTCGCGCAACAGCCCGGCCCGATCGGTGCCGGCCCGCGAGGTCACCGCTGCGGACGGCACGCCGTGGTCGTTGAACCACCTGGCCATGAACTCGGCGTGCCCGATGCTCACGCAGAACCCGAGCGCCCGCATCCGCCCGACGTCCACCTTGTCGCGGACCGCGCGCAGCACCGACCGCGCCCGTGCGTGGTTGCCGGTGTAAACGGTGTCCAGCTCCGCCGGGTCGTAGCCCTGGCCGCGTTTCCAGGCGAGGTGCGACAGGTCCACGTCGTCGTGGAGCCCGAAATATTGGAACGGTGACAACAACTGCCGCTCCAACGCGTCCCACAGGTGCAGCTCAACGGCCGCGCGCCCGTCGAACCACCGGCGCACGTCGCCGCCGTCCGCGCGGTCGGGGGTCGCCGTCAGGCCGAGGAGTACGCGGGGACGCAGCCGCTCCAACAGCCGCGTGTATGTGGGCGCCTCGGCGTGGTGGAACTCGTCCACGATCACCATGTCGTACGCCTCGGGGTCGACCTCGCGGCGGTGCAGCGACTGGATGGAGGCGAAGACGTGCTTCCAGCCGTTCGGCTTCTCGCCCGCGACCAGCGTCTCACCGAAGCTGCCATCGCCCATGACCTGCCGGAACGTCGACAGGCTCTGCCGCAGGATCTGCTCCTGATGAGCGACGAAGAGCAGTGAGTCCACCCTGTTGCTGCGGTGCAGCCGCCGGTAGTCCAGTGCAGCGACCACGGTCTTGCCCGTGCCGGTCGCCATCACCACCAGGTTGCGCCAGCGTCCGTGGACCAGCCGCTCGGCGTCCAGGTCGGCCAGGATCTCCGCCTGGTACGGGTACGGGCGCACGTCGATGTTCGAGATCTCGGTCGGTGACTCATCGCGGCGTTCTCCGGTGAGTGCCTGCCGTAGCCGCTCGGCGTCCCTGGCCGCGTCGTACGCCTCGAAAGCCGGATCGTTCCAGTAGTCCTCGAACGTCGCGGTGAACGTGTCGATGACGTGCGGCTGCTCGATGTTCGAGATGCGCACGTTCCACTCCACGCCATCCACCAGCGCGGTCTTCGACAGGTTGGACGATCCGACGTATGCAGTGGTGGTGCCGTTGCTGCGGCGGAACAGCCACGCCTTGGCGTGCAGCCGAGTGGTCCGCGTCTCGTACGACACCTTGACCTCGGCGCCCAGCTCGGCGAGTCGGTCGAGCGCCCGCTGATCGGTCGCCCCGAGGTAGGTGGTGGTGATGACCCGGACCTTGCCACCCCGGGCGATCAGGTCGCGGATGGCGTGCTCGACGACGCGCAGGCCGTACCACTTGATGAACGCGCAGAGCAGGTCGACGCTCTCCGCCGAGGCCATCTCGTGGTTCACCTCATGGCCGATGCGGGGCTGGTGACGGCCGTTGACCAGCAACGCCCCGGTGGAGAGGGGCGTGGTGGGGCGCTGCGGGAAAGCCGGCAGAGCCGGTGGGGTTGGTGGGGCGGCGATGGCGTGGAGCAGGTGCTTGGCGTCAGTCACCTGGTCCTGTTCAGTCGCGGCCTTTGGGCTGAGGGCGGTGATGGCGTCGGCGATCCGGTTCGCCATCTCGACCTGGTGGTGGAGCTTGTCGTCACCGCTCGGCACGGATTGGAGAGCGCGGGCGGCCAGGGTGGCGATGTGCCGGGCGAGGGCGGTGTGCGCGTCGGCGGGGTCGAGTTTGTGGTGCTGGACCAGGGCGGGGTCGACGTGTTGGAGCTGGTTAGCCAGCTCGCGAGTGATGAGGTGTTCGTAAACACCCCGCTCAAGATCCGTCATCCACGCAATCTAATCGGTACCGGCGCTTTGCTGTCGTCCCTGTCTCCTGTCTCTTCAGGTGTGTCGGTTCGCCGACAGACGTACTTCCTGGTGGCTTGGCGAGAGATTGGCGAAGGGTGTCCAACGGGCCGCCGGGTCATCGTTTCGCACTGACTGGAGGCGGTTTATGAACTCTTCCGCGACACTGGCCGAGTTGCTAATGAGCGGCACGGCGGCTGCGATCATCTTCAACTCGCGGGCTTCGCGCAGGACTGTCCATGACTGGTCCGAGGTCACGTCGTAGCCGTAGGCGTTAGCCAGCCGTTCGTGTAGGCCCGTGCCTCCGAACCGTGCTTCACCTACCGCCACCGCTGCCAGGTCAACCTGCCATGGCCCGATGCACGTGGCATCGAAGTCGCACATCACCGGCCGGCCCGATGGCTCTCGCAGCAGGTTGCCGACATGCGCATCCCCGTGGACGAGCTTTGGCTCCTCCTGGTGGTTGA contains these protein-coding regions:
- a CDS encoding serine hydrolase — translated: MVATTGPATADGTGREPTAESHEPGLEPTPERAPTSEVSWLSFPGGVFAVDSLGHTVRYRACDGDTGRVADPNMLVAAGVASGVVVVGGTAYRYRVPLVGRSQGTLEVIQRHRPPTTLTGVVVTSPQPPTDPVAGARLFPLSGQLARVVADASLNPAGATVRDLSGRYGDQQIAVNGSLRPKAASVIKLWILVELLRRVDCGQAFLDDGVLVTPQDVVGGTGQLQFETFPQVVTLHRLAQYLIKYSDNVAANVLITYLGGFAPVNALIDSMNQRSTILARRMLDSAAAQRGEENYTSPDDVVSLLGAVWNAEILTPASRDLMIQFMREQTLNTKIPAALPPGVPVAHKTGDLPDASHDVGYYLIPGTETAVAFLTAGPMATGDETVRRMARTVYDFLVTPADGAVEE
- a CDS encoding gluconokinase, with product MPATTRPGVVIGVDIGTTSTKAVAYDTDGRQLGSHLADYPLDNPQPGYAEQDPHLIHDAVLRTISIVVAELVQPVAGLSFGSAMHSLIGLDPDGNPLTPSVTWADSRSTRQAERLRAAPSGLALHRRTGTPIHPMSPLPKLLWFAEQEPKLFQRVAHWVSIKDWVLLRLCGRLVTDHSIASATGLLDIHKLEWDPEALSIAGITAEQLPQLVATTAVLPTLTPQTAAETGLPEHTPVVVGAGDGPLANLGLGAVHPGMVACSIGTSGAMRVMVERPGVDPLGGVFCYALTDQRWAVGGAINNGGIALKWTGTALAPDLGEHAEEELVAVAARAPVGSGGLIMLPYLHSERAPHWSALPRGAYVGLTHAHRREHLIRAALEGVCQQLALVLSSVRAAGNEVREIRAGGGFARSGLWRQMLADVLGMPVSFPTAHEGSGFGAALLGMEALGLIPSIDVAADLVQIEETVRPDPAAAATYAALLPLFAELYDALTPTFASLRRMAPGLPTGPEPPT
- a CDS encoding WapI family immunity protein; translation: MEIRSDDGARVRLRPVGYQPGIDPPDDPDGGATGWHDWLLIEVDARTADGQTWSHHYPSLMVEEARALGGWLHGQATAALGANAAPALVRFTEPNLALRSRVLRRRRLELIVEFSAESLPPWMRRPSTAIYPLILTVSADALVAAAEQWAEHCSAYPPRTQSRFPARDPMTDRRRAG
- a CDS encoding epoxide hydrolase family protein, giving the protein MSFSSFRIDVPDAVLDDLRARLARTRFTDRSGNQPWQGGVDPDYLRDLVSYWHDGFDWPARQAELNAYPQHLAVVGGRKLHFLHVRAARPAGAPAPLPLILSHGWPSSFVEMLPLVDRLTDPDRPGGAFDVVVPSLPGFGFSEVPDEPVTRAMLARTLHELMTDVLGYERYGAFGGDVGGVVTGWLGALYPEQVAGIHMIHPPFPASFDARPLSAAEQAYLDAEAAYDETDGGYSAIMGTRPDTLAAALADSPAGLAAWIVDKYRDWSDNHGDLANSIDRDTLLTIITLYWVTGTIGSSFRQYADFDHNTPRPMITVPAAFTVSTEPSQAGMPRSIAERACLDIRHWSEPGRGGHFMPLEEPDLLADEMRKFFTSLRP
- a CDS encoding VOC family protein; the protein is MEQRISLITLGVADVARAKAFYEQLGWRGQEVEETVFFQAGGLAVVLWGRDKLAEDAGIEGPGTGAMTLAQNVRSRAEVDEVIAMAARAGATVTKPAEETFYGGYAGYFADLDGHLWEIAWNPGFALAEDGSLTVPDFSAMN
- a CDS encoding type II toxin-antitoxin system RelE/ParE family toxin gives rise to the protein MELEPEVREWLEELPTADFARAAFYIDLLAGRGVLLGEPHSRQLDGKLRELRFYLERDAVRVTYWIASDRRIILLTVFRKTRMREDREVERARRAFERCVAERHIVNEGAER
- a CDS encoding helix-turn-helix domain-containing protein, with product MSDRLDWNDLRERRMAEPGAAETYEATRIAFELGQEVRHLREGHGWSQSQLARAAGMTQSAVARFEAGGTVPTLPVLERLARALDRRLDVRFASNVDAA